A DNA window from Enterobacter cloacae subsp. cloacae ATCC 13047 contains the following coding sequences:
- the ogt gene encoding methylated-DNA--[protein]-cysteine S-methyltransferase, translating into MLRLLEDKIATPLGPLWVIADEQFHLRAVEWEEHSDRMEELLNIHYRAQGFERISATNPGGLSDKLAAYFEGDLSIINDLPTATAGTPFQREVWQALRDIPCGQVMHYGQLAEQLGRAGAARAVGAANGSNPVSIVVPCHRVIGRNGTMTGYAGGVQRKEWLLRHEGYLLL; encoded by the coding sequence GCTGAGATTACTCGAAGATAAAATTGCAACGCCACTTGGGCCGCTGTGGGTTATCGCCGACGAGCAGTTCCATCTGCGTGCCGTGGAATGGGAAGAGCACAGCGATCGCATGGAAGAGCTGCTCAACATCCATTACCGCGCCCAGGGTTTTGAGCGTATCAGTGCCACCAATCCAGGTGGGCTGAGCGACAAGCTGGCGGCGTACTTCGAGGGCGATCTCAGCATCATCAATGACCTGCCAACCGCCACGGCCGGTACGCCATTCCAGCGTGAAGTCTGGCAGGCGCTACGCGATATTCCGTGTGGTCAGGTTATGCACTACGGCCAGCTCGCAGAACAGTTAGGCCGCGCGGGCGCGGCGCGGGCGGTGGGTGCCGCGAACGGTTCTAACCCCGTGAGTATCGTGGTGCCCTGCCATCGTGTGATCGGCCGCAACGGCACCATGACCGGCTATGCCGGCGGTGTGCAGCGCAAGGAGTGGTTACTGCGTCACGAAGGGTATCTTTTGCTGTAG
- the fnr gene encoding fumarate/nitrate reduction transcriptional regulator Fnr, translated as MIPEKRIIRRIQSGGCAIHCQDCSISQLCIPFTLNEHELDQLDNIIERKKPIQKGQTLFKAGDELKSLYAIRSGTIKSYTITEQGDEQITGFHLAGDLVGFDAIGTGHHPSFAQALETSMVCEIPFETLDDLSGKMPNLRQQMMRLMSGEIKGDQDMILLLSKKNAEERLAAFIYNLSRRFAERGFSPREFRLTMTRGDIGNYLGLTVETISRLLGRFQKSGMLAVKGKYITIENGEALAVLAGHARNVA; from the coding sequence ATGATCCCAGAAAAGCGAATTATACGACGCATTCAGTCTGGCGGTTGTGCTATCCATTGCCAGGATTGCAGCATCAGCCAGCTCTGTATCCCGTTTACCCTGAATGAGCATGAGCTTGACCAGCTTGATAACATCATCGAGCGCAAAAAGCCTATTCAGAAAGGGCAGACGCTGTTTAAAGCGGGAGACGAACTGAAATCGCTCTATGCTATCCGTTCTGGCACCATCAAAAGCTATACCATCACCGAACAGGGTGATGAGCAGATCACCGGCTTCCATCTGGCAGGCGATCTGGTCGGCTTTGACGCCATCGGTACTGGCCATCACCCGAGCTTTGCGCAGGCGCTGGAAACCTCAATGGTCTGCGAAATCCCGTTTGAAACGCTGGACGATCTGTCAGGCAAAATGCCAAACCTGCGTCAGCAGATGATGCGTCTGATGAGCGGTGAGATCAAAGGCGATCAGGACATGATCCTGCTGCTGTCCAAAAAGAATGCGGAAGAGCGCCTGGCTGCATTTATCTATAACCTCTCCCGCCGTTTCGCCGAACGTGGTTTCTCTCCACGTGAGTTCCGTCTCACCATGACCCGTGGCGATATTGGTAACTACCTGGGCCTGACCGTGGAAACCATCAGCCGTCTGCTGGGCCGTTTCCAGAAAAGCGGCATGCTGGCCGTTAAAGGTAAATATATCACCATCGAAAACGGTGAAGCGCTGGCTGTTCTTGCCGGCCACGCCCGCAACGTGGCATAA
- the uspE gene encoding universal stress protein UspE, translating into MAKYQNMLVAIDPNQDDQPALRRAVYLHQRIGGKIKAFLPIYDFSYEMTTLLSPDERTAMRQGVISQRTAWIREQAKYYLEAGVPIDIKVVWHNRPFEAIIQEVVAGGHDLLLKMAHQHDKLESVIFTPTDWHLLRKCPCPVWMVKDQPWPEGGKAVVAVNLASEEDYHNSLNEKLVKETLLLAEQVNHTEVHLVGAYPVTPINIAIELPEFDPSVYNDAIRGQHLLAMKALRQKFSIDENMTHVEKGLPEEVIPDLAEHLQAGIVVLGTIGRTGISAAFLGNTAEQVIDHLRCDLLVIKPDEYQTPVELDDPEDD; encoded by the coding sequence ATGGCAAAGTATCAAAACATGCTGGTAGCTATCGATCCTAATCAGGACGATCAGCCGGCATTACGACGTGCTGTGTATTTACATCAACGGATTGGTGGCAAAATCAAAGCGTTTTTGCCGATCTATGACTTCTCGTATGAGATGACCACCCTTCTGTCGCCTGACGAGCGTACCGCTATGCGTCAGGGAGTGATCAGCCAACGTACCGCGTGGATCCGCGAACAGGCGAAGTACTACCTTGAAGCGGGTGTGCCTATCGATATTAAAGTGGTCTGGCATAACCGCCCCTTTGAAGCGATTATCCAGGAGGTGGTCGCCGGTGGGCACGATCTGCTGCTGAAAATGGCGCACCAGCACGACAAACTGGAATCCGTGATCTTCACGCCGACAGACTGGCACTTGCTGCGTAAATGCCCTTGCCCGGTCTGGATGGTGAAAGATCAGCCGTGGCCTGAAGGCGGCAAAGCCGTCGTGGCAGTAAACCTGGCAAGCGAAGAGGATTATCACAATTCGCTGAATGAAAAGCTGGTCAAAGAGACGCTGCTGCTTGCCGAGCAGGTTAACCACACCGAAGTGCATCTGGTCGGCGCTTACCCGGTTACCCCTATCAATATTGCCATCGAACTGCCTGAATTTGACCCGAGCGTATATAACGACGCGATCCGCGGACAGCACCTGCTGGCCATGAAAGCGTTGCGCCAGAAGTTCAGCATTGATGAGAACATGACGCATGTCGAGAAAGGGTTGCCTGAAGAGGTGATCCCGGATTTAGCCGAACATCTGCAGGCAGGGATTGTGGTGCTGGGCACCATCGGACGGACCGGTATTTCTGCCGCGTTCCTGGGCAATACCGCGGAACAGGTGATTGACCATCTGCGCTGCGACCTGCTGGTCATTAAGCCGGATGAGTACCAGACACCGGTTGAGCTGGATGACCCGGAAGACGATTAA
- a CDS encoding mechanosensitive ion channel family protein gives MQFLSRFDILELMMTPTFWVSVATVIVVTLLVYWLLTRLIAFVKRGITTWGDKHPTTNRMRFILTDMLNRTSRFLLFVVALLISLRFVDLPDRLFSTVSHAWFLVFAIQVALWLDQGVVSWLRHVMLAPGSHKNPVTLVITGLILRAIVWSVMLLSILANAGVNITALVASLGVGGIAIALAVQTILSDVFASLSIGFDKPFEIGDFVVFNDVAGTVEHIGLKTTRIRSLSGEQIVCGNAILLQQTLHNYKRMQTRRIVFTFGVASDTPPEKLRYVGDMVRQIITDVGETKFDRAHFLGFDRDRLTFEVVHIVNTADYNKYMDIQQEINIRILEGLNAQEIKLALPSMVLHAPWMQDRSTEETQTAIES, from the coding sequence ATGCAATTTTTGTCCCGCTTCGACATCCTGGAGCTGATGATGACGCCGACATTCTGGGTAAGCGTCGCCACGGTTATCGTCGTGACGCTGCTGGTCTACTGGCTTCTGACGCGCCTGATCGCATTCGTTAAGAGAGGGATCACAACCTGGGGAGATAAGCACCCAACCACAAACAGGATGCGTTTTATCCTGACCGATATGCTTAACCGCACCAGTCGCTTCCTGCTTTTTGTCGTGGCGTTGCTCATCAGCCTGCGTTTTGTTGATTTACCCGACCGGCTCTTTAGCACCGTAAGCCACGCCTGGTTCCTTGTCTTCGCGATACAGGTGGCGCTCTGGCTGGATCAGGGCGTGGTGTCGTGGCTGCGACACGTTATGCTGGCCCCCGGCAGTCATAAAAATCCGGTTACCCTGGTGATCACCGGCCTTATCCTTCGCGCTATCGTCTGGTCTGTGATGCTGCTGTCGATTCTCGCTAACGCGGGCGTCAACATCACCGCGCTGGTAGCAAGCCTGGGGGTAGGGGGTATTGCTATCGCCCTCGCCGTACAAACCATTCTGAGCGACGTCTTCGCTTCGCTTTCTATCGGCTTTGATAAACCGTTTGAAATTGGTGATTTCGTGGTGTTCAACGACGTGGCGGGAACGGTGGAACACATAGGCTTAAAAACGACCCGTATTCGTAGCCTGAGTGGGGAGCAGATCGTTTGCGGTAACGCCATTTTGCTTCAGCAGACGCTCCACAACTATAAACGTATGCAGACCCGTCGCATCGTCTTCACGTTTGGCGTCGCCAGCGACACGCCGCCTGAAAAGCTGCGCTATGTGGGGGATATGGTCAGGCAGATCATCACCGATGTGGGTGAGACAAAGTTCGATCGCGCCCATTTCCTCGGGTTTGACCGTGACCGCCTGACGTTTGAAGTGGTTCATATTGTCAATACGGCGGATTACAACAAATACATGGATATCCAGCAGGAGATCAATATCCGTATTCTCGAAGGGCTGAACGCCCAGGAGATTAAGCTGGCGCTGCCCAGCATGGTGTTGCACGCACCGTGGATGCAGGATCGATCAACTGAAGAGACACAGACAGCGATCGAGAGCTGA
- the pntB gene encoding Re/Si-specific NAD(P)(+) transhydrogenase subunit beta, with protein sequence MSGGLVTAAYIVAAILFIFSLAGLSKHETSQQGNNFGIAGMAIALIATIFGPDTGNVAWILVAMIIGGAIGIRLAKRVEMTEMPELVAILHSFVGLAAVLVGFNSYLYHEPGMEPILVNIHLTEVFLGIFIGAVTFTGSIVAFGKLRGKISSKPLMLPNRHKLNLAALVVSFVLLVVFVRTESVGLQVLALLVMTIIALAFGWHLVASIGGADMPVVVSMLNSYSGWAAAAAGFMLSNDLLIVTGALVGSSGAILSYIMCKAMNRSFISVIAGGFGSDGSSTGSDEEVGEHREISAEDTAEMLKNSHSVIITPGYGMAVAQAQYPVAEITEKLRARGIKVRFGIHPVAGRLPGHMNVLLAEAKVPYDIVLEMDEINDDFADTDTVLVIGANDTVNPAAQDDPRSPIAGMPVLEVWKAQNVIVFKRSMNTGYAGVQNPLFFKENTHMLFGDAKASVDAILKAL encoded by the coding sequence ATGTCTGGAGGATTAGTGACAGCCGCATACATTGTTGCTGCAATCCTGTTTATTTTCAGTCTGGCGGGACTTTCCAAACACGAAACGTCTCAGCAGGGTAATAACTTTGGTATCGCCGGGATGGCGATTGCGCTGATTGCCACTATTTTCGGACCCGATACCGGCAACGTTGCCTGGATCCTGGTGGCGATGATCATCGGCGGGGCGATAGGTATTCGTCTGGCAAAACGCGTTGAAATGACCGAAATGCCGGAACTGGTGGCGATCCTGCACAGCTTCGTCGGTCTGGCGGCGGTGCTGGTGGGCTTCAACAGCTATCTGTACCACGAACCGGGCATGGAGCCGATTCTGGTCAACATTCATCTGACCGAAGTGTTCCTGGGCATCTTCATCGGTGCAGTGACCTTCACCGGCTCGATTGTGGCGTTCGGTAAGCTGCGCGGTAAGATCTCCTCCAAACCGCTGATGCTGCCAAATCGTCATAAGCTGAATCTGGCGGCGCTGGTGGTCTCCTTTGTGCTGCTGGTGGTCTTTGTGCGTACCGAAAGCGTAGGTCTGCAGGTGCTGGCGTTACTGGTGATGACCATCATTGCGCTGGCGTTCGGCTGGCACCTGGTGGCCTCCATCGGTGGGGCAGATATGCCGGTTGTGGTGTCGATGCTGAACTCCTACTCCGGTTGGGCGGCGGCAGCGGCTGGCTTTATGCTGAGCAACGACCTGTTGATTGTCACCGGTGCGCTGGTGGGCTCTTCCGGTGCGATTCTGTCTTACATCATGTGTAAGGCGATGAACCGCTCATTCATCAGCGTTATCGCCGGTGGTTTTGGCTCTGACGGCTCCTCGACCGGTTCTGACGAAGAAGTCGGCGAGCACCGTGAGATCAGCGCAGAAGATACGGCAGAGATGCTGAAAAACTCGCACTCGGTCATCATCACCCCAGGCTATGGCATGGCGGTGGCGCAGGCGCAGTATCCGGTTGCTGAAATCACCGAGAAGCTGCGCGCGCGCGGCATCAAGGTGCGCTTTGGCATCCACCCGGTAGCGGGGCGTCTGCCAGGCCACATGAACGTGCTGCTGGCAGAAGCGAAAGTGCCTTACGACATCGTGCTGGAGATGGACGAGATCAACGATGATTTCGCCGACACCGACACCGTGCTGGTCATTGGCGCCAACGACACCGTTAACCCGGCGGCGCAGGACGATCCACGCAGCCCAATCGCCGGGATGCCGGTTCTGGAAGTGTGGAAGGCGCAGAACGTGATTGTCTTCAAACGTTCCATGAACACCGGCTACGCTGGCGTTCAGAACCCGCTGTTCTTCAAAGAGAACACCCACATGCTGTTTGGCGATGCCAAAGCCAGCGTGGATGCGATCCTGAAAGCACTGTAA
- the pntA gene encoding Re/Si-specific NAD(P)(+) transhydrogenase subunit alpha, with the protein MRIGVPKERFANETRVAATPKTVEQLLKLGFTVAIESGAGKLASFEDEAFIQAGADVVDGAEVWQSPVILKVNAPQESEIELLNPGTTLVSFIWPAQNPELMEKLAARGVTVMAMDSVPRISRAQSLDALSSMANIAGYRAIVEAAHEFGRFFTGQITAAGKVPPAKVMVIGAGVAGLAAIGAANSLGAIVRAFDTRPEVKEQVQSMGAEFLELDFKEEAGSGDGYAKVMSEAFIKAEMELFAAQAKEVDIIVTTALIPGKPAPKLITREMVDTMKPGSVIVDLAAQNGGNCEYTVPNQVSTTANGVKVIGYTDLPGRLPTQSSQLYGTNLVNLLKLLCKEKDGNITVDFDDVVVRGVTVVREGEITWPAPPIQVSAQPQAAPKAAPEPTEPAKPASPWRKYALMALAIILFGWLADVAPKEFLGHFTVFALSCVVGYYVVWNVSHALHTPLMSVTNAISGIIVVGALLQIGHGGWISFLSFIAVLIASINIFGGFTVTQRMLKMFRKG; encoded by the coding sequence ATGCGTATTGGGGTACCAAAAGAACGGTTTGCCAATGAAACCCGCGTAGCGGCGACACCAAAAACGGTGGAGCAACTGCTTAAACTGGGTTTTACCGTCGCCATTGAAAGCGGCGCGGGCAAACTGGCGAGTTTCGAGGACGAGGCCTTTATTCAGGCTGGTGCGGACGTGGTGGACGGTGCTGAAGTCTGGCAATCACCCGTTATTCTGAAGGTGAATGCGCCGCAAGAGAGCGAGATTGAGCTGCTGAACCCGGGCACCACGCTGGTGAGTTTTATCTGGCCTGCCCAAAACCCAGAGCTGATGGAGAAGCTGGCGGCACGTGGCGTGACGGTAATGGCGATGGACTCCGTGCCGCGTATTTCGCGCGCGCAGTCTCTGGATGCCCTGAGTTCAATGGCGAACATCGCCGGTTACCGTGCAATCGTCGAAGCCGCCCACGAATTCGGCCGTTTCTTCACCGGTCAGATCACGGCGGCAGGCAAAGTGCCTCCGGCAAAAGTGATGGTGATTGGTGCCGGTGTGGCAGGCCTGGCGGCTATCGGTGCGGCAAACAGCCTGGGCGCTATCGTCCGCGCGTTTGACACCCGCCCGGAAGTGAAGGAGCAGGTGCAGAGTATGGGCGCCGAGTTCCTTGAGCTGGACTTCAAGGAAGAAGCGGGCAGCGGTGATGGTTATGCGAAGGTGATGTCCGAAGCTTTTATCAAAGCGGAAATGGAACTCTTTGCCGCGCAGGCAAAAGAGGTGGACATTATTGTCACCACCGCGCTGATCCCGGGTAAACCAGCACCGAAGCTGATCACCCGTGAGATGGTGGACACCATGAAGCCGGGCAGCGTGATTGTCGACCTGGCCGCGCAAAACGGCGGCAACTGTGAATATACCGTGCCGAACCAGGTATCCACGACCGCCAACGGCGTGAAGGTGATTGGTTATACGGATCTGCCTGGCCGTCTGCCCACGCAGTCGTCCCAGCTGTACGGTACTAACCTCGTTAACCTGCTGAAACTGCTCTGCAAAGAGAAAGATGGCAACATCACCGTTGATTTTGACGATGTGGTTGTGCGCGGCGTGACCGTGGTGCGTGAAGGCGAAATCACCTGGCCTGCGCCACCAATTCAGGTTTCCGCCCAGCCTCAGGCTGCACCGAAAGCGGCGCCAGAACCCACAGAGCCTGCTAAACCGGCGTCTCCGTGGCGTAAATATGCGCTCATGGCGCTGGCGATTATTCTGTTTGGCTGGCTGGCCGATGTCGCGCCAAAAGAGTTCCTCGGCCACTTTACCGTCTTCGCGCTCTCCTGCGTGGTGGGTTACTACGTGGTCTGGAATGTCTCCCATGCACTACACACGCCATTGATGTCGGTCACTAACGCCATCTCCGGGATCATCGTGGTCGGGGCGTTACTGCAGATTGGTCACGGCGGCTGGATTAGCTTCCTGAGCTTTATCGCGGTGCTGATTGCCAGTATCAATATTTTCGGTGGCTTCACCGTGACTCAGCGCATGCTGAAAATGTTTCGTAAAGGCTAA
- the ydgH gene encoding DUF1471 family protein YdgH yields the protein MKLKNTLLASALLSATALSANAATELTPEQAAALKPFDHTVIVGRYNSIGDAVTAASKAADKNGAASFYVLDQSDQGNSGNQRVTIALYKENAPKADAPKNRVINGVVELPKDQAIELEPYDTVTVQGFYRSQPEVNDAITKAAKQKGAYSFYIVRQVDANQGGNQRITAFIYKEDAKKRVLQSPDAIPADSEAGRAALAKGGEEAKKVEIPGVATSAAPSAEVGRFFETQSTKGGRYSVTLPDGTKVEELNNATAAQMVPFDSIKFTGNYGNGTEVSYQVAKRAAKKGAKYYHITRQWQERGNNMTISADLYK from the coding sequence ATGAAGCTTAAGAACACACTCCTGGCGTCCGCACTTCTTTCCGCGACCGCCCTGTCTGCGAATGCCGCGACAGAGTTAACGCCGGAGCAAGCGGCAGCGTTAAAACCTTTTGACCATACGGTCATTGTGGGTCGTTACAACTCTATTGGCGATGCCGTCACCGCTGCATCAAAAGCCGCTGATAAAAACGGCGCAGCGTCGTTTTACGTGCTTGACCAGTCCGATCAAGGCAATAGCGGCAACCAGCGCGTGACCATTGCGCTGTACAAAGAGAATGCGCCAAAAGCTGACGCGCCGAAAAACCGCGTGATCAACGGCGTCGTTGAACTGCCTAAAGATCAGGCGATTGAGCTGGAACCGTATGACACCGTTACCGTTCAGGGCTTCTACCGCAGCCAGCCAGAAGTGAACGATGCCATCACCAAAGCCGCGAAACAGAAAGGGGCTTACTCGTTCTACATCGTGCGTCAGGTAGATGCTAACCAGGGTGGCAACCAGCGTATTACCGCGTTCATCTATAAAGAAGATGCGAAAAAACGCGTTCTGCAAAGCCCGGATGCCATCCCTGCTGATTCAGAAGCCGGTCGCGCAGCGTTAGCGAAAGGCGGCGAAGAAGCGAAAAAAGTCGAAATTCCAGGCGTAGCAACCTCCGCAGCGCCAAGCGCTGAAGTGGGCCGTTTCTTTGAGACGCAATCCACGAAAGGTGGCCGTTACTCCGTTACCCTGCCAGACGGCACCAAAGTTGAAGAGCTGAACAACGCCACGGCTGCGCAGATGGTGCCGTTCGATAGCATCAAGTTTACCGGCAACTATGGCAACGGTACGGAAGTCTCTTATCAGGTCGCGAAGCGTGCGGCGAAGAAAGGGGCGAAGTACTACCACATCACCCGCCAGTGGCAGGAACGTGGTAACAACATGACCATCAGCGCCGATCTGTACAAGTAA
- a CDS encoding amino acid permease: MEKKLGLSALTALVLSSMLGAGVFSLPQNMAAVASPAALLIGWGITGVGILLLAFAMLLLTRIRPDLDGGIFTYARAGFGELIGFCSAWGYWLCAVIANVSYLVIVFSALSFFTDTPELRLFGDGNTWQSIVGASVLLWVVHWLILRGVQTAASINLVATLAKLVPLGLFIVLAFMAFRLDVFKLDFTGLALGVPVWEQVKNTMLITLWVFIGVEGAVVVSARARNKRDVGRATLLAVLAALGVYLLVTLLSLGVVARPELAEMRNPSMAGLMVKMLGSWGDVVIAAGLIISVCGAYLSWTIMAAEVPFLAATHKAFPRLFARQNKNSAPSASLWLTNISVQVCLVLIWLTGSDYNTLLTIASEMILVPYFLVGAYLLKIATRPAHYAVGIGACIYGLWLLYASGPMHLLLSVVLYAPGLLVFIYARRTHQLENALKRREMALIGLLLVAAVPATWMLMG; the protein is encoded by the coding sequence ATGGAAAAGAAACTTGGCCTGAGTGCTTTAACTGCACTCGTTTTAAGCTCAATGCTGGGTGCGGGGGTATTCAGTTTACCGCAGAATATGGCGGCCGTCGCAAGCCCTGCCGCGCTACTGATTGGCTGGGGGATTACCGGCGTTGGCATTTTGCTGCTGGCCTTCGCCATGCTGCTGCTGACCCGTATTCGTCCCGATCTCGATGGCGGTATTTTCACCTACGCGCGGGCCGGTTTTGGGGAACTGATTGGCTTCTGTTCCGCGTGGGGTTACTGGCTGTGTGCGGTGATCGCTAACGTCTCCTATCTGGTTATTGTCTTCTCGGCGCTCAGTTTCTTTACCGATACGCCCGAGCTGCGTCTCTTTGGTGACGGCAACACCTGGCAGTCGATTGTCGGGGCGTCGGTGCTGCTGTGGGTCGTACACTGGCTCATTTTGCGCGGCGTCCAGACAGCGGCAAGCATTAACCTGGTGGCGACGCTGGCCAAACTGGTTCCGCTCGGGCTGTTTATCGTGCTGGCGTTTATGGCATTCCGTCTGGATGTATTTAAACTCGATTTCACTGGCCTTGCGCTGGGCGTCCCCGTCTGGGAGCAGGTGAAAAACACCATGCTGATCACCCTGTGGGTTTTCATTGGTGTTGAAGGTGCGGTGGTGGTCTCTGCCCGCGCGCGCAATAAGCGCGACGTCGGACGCGCCACGCTGCTGGCGGTGCTGGCGGCCCTCGGTGTCTATCTGCTGGTGACGCTGCTGTCGCTGGGTGTGGTGGCTCGTCCTGAACTGGCCGAAATGCGTAACCCATCCATGGCCGGTCTGATGGTCAAAATGCTCGGTAGCTGGGGCGATGTGGTCATTGCCGCGGGGCTGATTATCTCCGTCTGCGGGGCTTATCTGAGCTGGACCATCATGGCGGCAGAAGTGCCTTTCCTGGCTGCCACGCACAAAGCGTTTCCGCGTCTGTTTGCCCGGCAGAATAAAAACAGTGCGCCGTCAGCGTCACTCTGGCTGACGAATATCAGCGTTCAGGTCTGCCTGGTGCTGATCTGGCTCACAGGTTCGGACTATAACACCCTGCTGACCATCGCCTCGGAGATGATTCTGGTACCCTATTTCTTAGTGGGTGCGTATCTGTTAAAAATCGCCACCCGCCCGGCGCATTATGCGGTAGGGATCGGCGCCTGTATTTACGGTTTGTGGTTGTTGTATGCTTCCGGGCCTATGCATCTGCTGCTGTCGGTGGTGTTGTATGCGCCGGGCCTGCTGGTGTTTATCTATGCCCGCCGTACTCATCAGCTGGAGAACGCGCTTAAACGCCGTGAAATGGCCCTCATCGGGCTGTTACTGGTTGCTGCCGTACCGGCAACCTGGATGTTAATGGGATAA
- the folM gene encoding dihydromonapterin reductase, with amino-acid sequence MGTAQHRPILITGGGRRIGLALAHHFLNLRHPVIVSYRTEYPSIDGLRKAGATCIQADFSTDDGILAFADKVKSTTHGLRAIIHNASAWLAEKPGTSLSETLACMLQIHVNAPYLLNHALQDLLRGHGHAAGDIIHFTDYVVERGSDKHIAYAASKAALDNMTRSFARKLAPEVKVNAIAPAMILFNEGDDAEYRQQALNKSLMKIAPGEKEVIDLIDYLLTSCYVTGRTFAVDGGRPLR; translated from the coding sequence ATGGGAACTGCGCAGCATCGCCCAATACTGATCACCGGCGGAGGCCGTCGTATCGGCCTCGCCCTCGCCCATCACTTTCTCAACCTTCGCCACCCGGTCATTGTCAGTTACCGCACGGAATACCCCTCGATAGACGGGCTACGAAAAGCGGGGGCAACCTGTATACAGGCTGATTTCTCCACCGACGATGGCATTCTTGCCTTTGCGGATAAGGTCAAATCAACGACCCACGGTCTGCGGGCGATTATCCATAACGCCAGCGCATGGCTTGCAGAAAAACCCGGTACGTCGCTCAGCGAAACGCTCGCCTGTATGCTGCAGATCCACGTCAATGCCCCCTATTTGCTTAACCATGCCCTGCAGGATCTGCTGCGCGGCCACGGCCATGCCGCGGGTGACATTATTCATTTCACCGATTATGTGGTGGAGCGCGGGAGCGACAAACACATCGCTTATGCGGCGAGTAAAGCCGCACTGGATAACATGACGCGTTCATTTGCCCGTAAGCTGGCACCAGAGGTCAAGGTGAACGCCATCGCCCCGGCGATGATTTTATTCAACGAGGGCGATGATGCCGAGTATCGTCAGCAGGCGCTGAATAAATCCCTGATGAAAATCGCCCCTGGCGAGAAAGAGGTGATCGACCTTATCGATTATCTGCTCACCAGCTGTTACGTCACCGGCAGAACCTTTGCCGTGGACGGCGGGCGACCGCTGCGCTAG
- a CDS encoding GlpM family protein has protein sequence MGLAIKAALGALVVLLIGVLAKTKNYYIAGLIPLFPTFALIAHYIVASERGTEALRTTIVFGMWSIIPYFLYLLSLWYFTGFLRLPLALGGAVVCWGLSAWVLIFFWSRYH, from the coding sequence ATGGGGCTGGCGATAAAAGCCGCGCTGGGCGCGCTGGTGGTGTTATTGATTGGCGTACTGGCAAAAACCAAAAATTACTACATTGCCGGGCTGATTCCGCTCTTCCCGACGTTTGCGCTCATTGCACACTACATTGTCGCCTCGGAACGCGGCACTGAGGCGCTGCGCACCACCATTGTGTTTGGCATGTGGTCAATCATCCCTTACTTTCTCTACCTGTTGTCCTTGTGGTATTTCACGGGCTTTCTGCGGCTTCCCCTGGCGCTGGGCGGGGCGGTGGTCTGCTGGGGGCTCAGCGCCTGGGTGCTGATTTTCTTCTGGAGCCGCTATCACTAG